The following proteins are co-located in the Streptomyces kaniharaensis genome:
- a CDS encoding SMI1/KNR4 family protein: MTEAWDRLRSIMGEPVYTPAQVPWELAPAGLGVQLPSDYRAFVDLYGAVNLNGEWGVRSPTERSQVAGSPGGMAGWRFETDTAFREQVEGEDEFWNQERTPVFPDPGGLLPWGMNSNHNYCCWLTTSPDPEQWPVAVFCDFDGVDDGELDCFDGGFAEFVVTVLTGGYAHEDELLVRPDPEEWGPQPARPLWTPAYDWTGKDWGAEWGITWYQPTGSTEMPWTR; the protein is encoded by the coding sequence ATGACCGAGGCATGGGACCGGCTGCGGTCGATCATGGGCGAGCCGGTGTACACCCCGGCACAGGTGCCGTGGGAGCTGGCACCGGCCGGGCTCGGGGTCCAGCTGCCGTCGGACTACCGGGCGTTCGTCGACCTGTACGGTGCCGTGAACTTGAATGGCGAGTGGGGTGTGCGGTCGCCGACGGAGCGCTCCCAAGTAGCCGGTTCGCCGGGCGGCATGGCGGGGTGGCGTTTTGAGACCGACACAGCGTTCCGGGAGCAGGTTGAGGGCGAGGACGAGTTCTGGAACCAGGAGCGCACCCCTGTGTTCCCGGACCCGGGCGGGCTGCTGCCCTGGGGCATGAACAGCAACCACAACTACTGCTGCTGGCTGACCACGAGCCCGGACCCGGAGCAGTGGCCGGTGGCCGTCTTCTGTGACTTCGATGGCGTCGACGACGGTGAGCTCGACTGTTTCGACGGCGGCTTCGCGGAGTTCGTGGTGACCGTACTCACCGGCGGCTACGCCCATGAGGACGAGTTGCTGGTGCGCCCGGACCCGGAAGAGTGGGGACCTCAACCCGCTCGGCCGCTCTGGACACCTGCCTACGACTGGACCGGCAAGGACTGGGGTGCGGAGTGGGGCATCACCTGGTACCAGCCCACCGGGTCGACGGAAATGCCCTGGACCAGGTAG
- a CDS encoding DAPG hydrolase family protein, which translates to MTSYQPTPADAAPIPDQYATKPRYLGYQAPEAAKPHAKYFRAQTLPVQDHVREALLSMAPTEYAYDIRDAARRMSSPGYHAMETGWTRTDGGLMVSCLTDMPGVTAEMWDWWFGWHSTDSSRYKLWNPEAHQFAAIGEDRSADRTLTDRQRYVDNVSYVDEYIGGRLDRLAIRFTDPTRLGFDRMAPGHTAICARVGPSQYPIALGWLIHQIRPTTNGCEMRSRFFLSHPQLLNLPAHSSTARAAALLTTKPARALAGAALPHLAGKALRPGYGHDLLHDCAAEMNHLASFLPALHEEFNGTP; encoded by the coding sequence GTGACCAGCTACCAGCCCACCCCCGCCGACGCGGCCCCGATCCCCGACCAGTACGCCACCAAGCCCCGCTACCTCGGCTACCAGGCCCCGGAAGCGGCCAAGCCCCACGCGAAGTACTTCCGCGCCCAGACCCTGCCCGTCCAGGACCACGTGCGCGAAGCCCTGCTGTCCATGGCGCCCACCGAGTACGCCTACGACATCCGCGACGCCGCACGCCGGATGTCCAGCCCCGGCTACCACGCGATGGAGACCGGCTGGACCCGCACCGACGGCGGCCTCATGGTCTCCTGCCTGACCGACATGCCCGGCGTCACCGCCGAGATGTGGGACTGGTGGTTCGGCTGGCACTCCACCGACAGCTCCCGCTACAAGCTCTGGAACCCCGAGGCCCACCAGTTCGCCGCCATCGGCGAGGACCGCAGCGCCGACCGCACCCTGACCGACCGCCAGCGATACGTCGACAACGTCTCCTACGTCGACGAGTACATCGGCGGCCGGCTCGACCGCCTCGCCATCCGCTTCACCGACCCCACCCGCCTCGGCTTCGACCGCATGGCCCCCGGCCACACCGCCATCTGCGCCCGCGTCGGCCCCAGCCAGTACCCGATCGCCCTCGGCTGGCTCATCCACCAGATCCGCCCCACCACCAACGGCTGCGAGATGCGCAGCCGCTTCTTCCTCAGCCACCCCCAACTCCTGAACCTGCCCGCCCACTCCAGCACCGCACGCGCCGCCGCCCTGCTCACCACCAAGCCCGCCCGCGCCCTCGCCGGCGCCGCACTCCCGCACCTGGCCGGCAAGGCCCTGCGACCAGGCTACGGACACGACCTGCTGCACGACTGCGCCGCCGAGATGAACCACCTCGCCTCGTTCCTGCCCGCCCTGCACGAGGAGTTCAACGGCACCCCCTGA
- a CDS encoding DUF1427 family protein has translation MTPAIRRYSASLLVGLLAGGLYHLLGTPSPAPPWPALAGLAGIVLGERATRTLLSRSRRRDGDDSAH, from the coding sequence ATGACCCCCGCGATCCGCCGCTACAGCGCCTCGCTGCTGGTCGGCCTGCTCGCCGGCGGCCTCTACCACCTGCTGGGCACCCCGTCCCCCGCCCCGCCGTGGCCCGCGCTGGCCGGCCTGGCGGGGATCGTCCTGGGCGAACGCGCCACCCGAACCCTCCTCAGTCGATCCCGCCGCCGCGACGGCGACGACTCCGCGCACTGA
- a CDS encoding tetratricopeptide repeat protein gives MADAAGDAAKGRSRMVVLVGSSSTGKTRACWEAVQPLADQGWALWHPFDPTRAEAALADLERVGPHTVLWLNETQHYLGGPQAGERIAAALHTLLTDPGREPVLILGTLWPEYASQYIALPHPGGPDPHSRARELLTGRTLTVPDTFDQNELLAAEALARDGDQLLADALTRAHTDGRLAQDLAGAPELLRRYQHAIPATRGLLEAAMDARRLGVGVHLPQTFLTDAAADYLTDHDWDQLTDDWAEAALSDLARPVHGKQAPLRRSAMRSPRRPPGSPTPGPEEGPMFRLADYLEQHGRATRRRLCPPASFWHAAHIHLIRPEDLNNLATAAEARFRKQWAHHLRHRAADAGHSRALFDLAVTRERAGDREGAESLYRQAADAGWPLARGSLVWMREQAGDWEGAEALYRQAADTGNPQVLANLAWMRKQAGDREGAESLYLQAADAGDPGALFDLASMREQAGDREGAEALYRQIADTGWPLALVSPVWMRERAGDWEGAEALYRQTADTGNPQVLANLAWMRERAGDREGAESLAQQAADAGDPGALTRLAQMRERAGDWESAESLYLQAADAGDPQVLAVLAEMREQAGDREGAESLAWQAADAGDPQVLAVLAEMREQAGDREGAESLYLQAADASDPGALTRLAQMRERAGDREGAESLAWQAADAGDPQVLAVLAEMREQAGDREGAESLYLQAADAGLDLHTSTIDRWPWGLDPDGSPTPPWH, from the coding sequence TTGGCCGACGCCGCAGGCGATGCCGCCAAGGGCCGCAGCCGGATGGTGGTGCTGGTTGGCTCGTCCTCCACCGGTAAGACCAGGGCATGCTGGGAGGCGGTCCAACCGCTCGCCGACCAGGGCTGGGCACTCTGGCACCCCTTCGATCCCACCCGAGCGGAGGCCGCTCTCGCCGACCTCGAACGGGTCGGGCCGCACACGGTGCTGTGGTTGAACGAGACCCAGCACTACCTCGGCGGCCCCCAGGCTGGCGAGCGCATCGCCGCTGCCCTCCACACCCTCCTTACCGACCCCGGCCGCGAGCCGGTCCTGATCCTCGGCACTCTCTGGCCCGAGTACGCCAGCCAATACATCGCCCTTCCCCACCCAGGAGGCCCGGACCCGCACAGCCGTGCCCGGGAACTCCTGACCGGACGCACCCTCACCGTCCCCGACACCTTCGACCAGAACGAGCTCCTCGCCGCAGAAGCCCTTGCCCGGGACGGCGACCAGCTGCTTGCGGACGCCCTCACCCGCGCTCACACCGACGGACGCCTCGCCCAGGACCTCGCCGGCGCCCCCGAACTCCTTCGCCGCTACCAACATGCCATCCCGGCCACCCGGGGCCTGCTGGAGGCCGCAATGGACGCCCGCCGCCTCGGCGTCGGCGTCCACCTCCCGCAGACCTTCCTCACCGACGCCGCCGCCGACTACCTCACCGACCACGACTGGGACCAGCTCACCGACGATTGGGCCGAAGCCGCCCTCTCCGACCTCGCCCGCCCCGTCCACGGCAAGCAGGCACCCCTGCGCCGCAGCGCCATGCGTTCCCCCCGCCGCCCACCCGGCAGTCCAACGCCCGGTCCCGAGGAGGGACCGATGTTCAGGCTCGCCGACTACCTCGAACAGCACGGCCGCGCCACCCGCAGACGGCTGTGCCCGCCTGCCTCCTTCTGGCACGCTGCTCACATCCACCTCATTCGCCCCGAGGACCTCAACAACCTCGCCACGGCAGCTGAGGCAAGATTCCGCAAGCAATGGGCCCACCACCTCCGGCACCGAGCGGCCGATGCCGGCCACTCCCGTGCCCTGTTCGACCTGGCAGTAACGCGGGAGCGGGCCGGTGACCGGGAGGGCGCCGAGAGCCTCTACCGGCAGGCCGCCGACGCCGGCTGGCCCCTCGCCCGGGGCAGCCTGGTATGGATGCGGGAGCAGGCCGGGGACTGGGAGGGCGCCGAAGCGCTCTACCGGCAGGCCGCCGACACCGGCAACCCACAAGTCCTAGCCAACCTGGCATGGATGCGGAAGCAGGCGGGTGACCGGGAGGGCGCCGAAAGCCTCTACCTGCAGGCCGCAGACGCCGGCGACCCCGGTGCCCTGTTCGACCTGGCATCGATGCGGGAGCAGGCCGGGGACCGGGAAGGCGCCGAAGCGCTCTACCGACAGATCGCCGACACCGGCTGGCCCCTCGCCTTGGTCAGCCCAGTGTGGATGCGGGAGCGGGCCGGGGACTGGGAGGGCGCCGAAGCGCTCTACCGGCAGACTGCCGACACCGGCAACCCACAAGTCCTAGCCAACCTGGCATGGATGCGGGAGCGGGCCGGTGACCGGGAGGGCGCCGAATCCCTCGCCCAGCAGGCCGCAGACGCCGGCGACCCTGGTGCCTTGACCCGCCTGGCACAGATGCGGGAGCGGGCCGGGGACTGGGAGAGCGCCGAAAGCCTCTACCTGCAGGCTGCCGACGCTGGCGACCCTCAGGTCCTAGCCGTCCTCGCAGAGATGCGGGAGCAGGCCGGGGACCGGGAGGGCGCCGAATCCCTCGCCTGGCAGGCCGCCGACGCGGGCGACCCTCAGGTCCTAGCCGTCCTCGCAGAGATGCGGGAGCAGGCCGGGGACCGGGAGGGCGCCGAAAGCCTCTACCTGCAGGCCGCCGACGCCAGCGACCCTGGCGCCTTGACCCGCCTGGCACAGATGCGGGAGCGGGCCGGGGACCGGGAGGGCGCCGAATCCCTCGCCTGGCAGGCTGCCGACGCGGGCGACCCTCAGGTCCTAGCCGTCCTCGCAGAGATGCGGGAGCAGGCCGGGGACCGGGAGGGCGCCGAAAGCCTCTACCTGCAGGCCGCCGACGCCGGCCTTGATCTCCACACCTCAACGATAGATCGGTGGCCTTGGGGACTGGACCCGGACGGCTCGCCCACTCCCCCCTGGCACTGA
- a CDS encoding DUF1427 family protein, translating into MTALLQTLLAGLLIGAVYGLLRVKSPAPPPYALVGLAGMLTGYALLERLA; encoded by the coding sequence GTGACCGCCCTCCTGCAGACGCTGCTCGCCGGGCTACTCATCGGCGCGGTGTACGGGCTGCTGCGGGTGAAGTCCCCGGCCCCGCCGCCCTACGCGCTGGTCGGACTGGCCGGCATGCTCACCGGCTACGCGCTGCTGGAGCGGCTCGCATGA